From the Cryptomeria japonica chromosome 2, Sugi_1.0, whole genome shotgun sequence genome, one window contains:
- the LOC131067709 gene encoding cytochrome P450 720B2-like — translation MEQHMGFAVILTCILSVIVLLVLGRQVIWRTDNKKKRLPPGSIGWPIIGESISFFRSINSPYQENRRKFTDEHESRYGPIFRCSLFGKPKTIVSVDPEFSKYVLQNEGRFFQAKYPSSTVKLIGKYGLLDVHGELQRKLHGTAVNLLKHENLESDFMEDIQHVFITGMKKWEKQRDIPIQHKCHQLVLNLMGKKLLDLPPAEELEDIYKAFDEYIGAVLCLPLNIPGTAFARGFKARKTLIKKIYECIEDRRQHPEVNHNDLLTKLLREGIYSDEIIADLILFLLFAGFETSSTTMAFAVKFLTENPQALKEITEEHDAILKSKGKDDQTLTWDDYMSMKFTQCVIKETLRMVSAAPCVFREPKEDIEYKDFLIPKGWIVFVFLSGQHLDEKYHFEAHKFNPWRWQNEGHEISQNPWYMPFGKGGRLCPGYHLARFEIALFLHNLVTKFRWEPLEASSAIYFPLPSMAKGYPIRLHSRLQE, via the exons ATGGAGCAGCATATGGGGTTTGCAGTTATTCTCACTTGCATTTTATCAGTGATAGTTTTGCTTGTATTAGGAAGACAAGTAATATGGAGAACGGATAACAAGAAGAAACGGTTGCCCCCTGGATCAATTGGATGGCCCATTATTGGTGAGAGTATCAGTTTTTTTAGATCTATCAATTCTCCATATCAAGAAAATCGTCGAAAGTTCACTGATGAACATGAAAGCAG GTATGGGCCGATCTTCAGATGCAGTTTGTTTGGAAAACCGAAGACAATTGTATCAGTCGATCCAGAGTTCAGTAAATACGTTCTGCAAAATGAGGGAAGATTTTTTCAGGCCAAATACCCGAGCTCTACAGTAAAACTTATAGGCAAATATGGTCTGCTAGATGTCCATGGAGAGCTACAGAGAAAACTCCATGGAACTGCTGTGAATTTGTTGAAGCACGAGAATCTGGAGTCTGATTTCATGGAAGACATACAGCATGTGTTTATCACTGGCATGAAAAAATGGGAAAAACAGAGAGACATCCCTATTCAGCACAAGTGCCATCAG CTTGTTCTGAACTTAATGGGGAAAAAGTTGCTGGATTTACCCCCTGCTGAGGAATTGGAAGATATATATAAAGCTTTTGATGAATACATTGGAGCTGTCCTCTGCTTACCCCTCAATATTCCTGGAACTGCTTTTGCCAGGGGATTTAAG GCAAGGAAAACTTTGATAAAAAAGATTTACGAGTGTATAGAGGACAGAAGACAACATCCAGAAGTGAACCATAACGATCTCTTAACGAAGCTTTTGAGAGAAGGCATCTATTCAGACGAGATCATTGCAGAtcttatattgtttttgctctttgCGGGGTTCGAAACTTCGTCGACTACCATGGCATTTGCTGTGAAGTTTCTCACTGAGAATCCGCAGGCATTGAAGGAGATTACG GAAGAGCATGATGCTATCTTAAAGTCTAAAGGTAAAGATGATCAAACGTTAACGTGGGATGATTATATGTCAATGAAATTCACTCAATGC GTTATAAAGGAAACACTTCGTATGGTTAGTGCTGCTCCGTGTGTTTTCAGAGAACCAAAAGAAGACATTGAATACAAAG ATTTTCTTATTCCAAAAGGATGGATAGTGTTTGTGTTCTTAAGTGGCCAACATTTGGATGAGAAGTATCATTTTGAAGCTCACAAGTTCAACCCATGGCGTTGGCAAAACGAGGGCCAT GAGATTTCTCAAAATCCTTGGTATATGCCATTCGGTAAAGGTGGTAGACTTTGCCCAGGATATCATTTGGCTCGATTTGAAATTGCTCTCTTCCTTCACAACTTAGTCACTAAGTTCAG GTGGGAGCCGCTAGAAGCTTCTAGTGCCATATACTTTCCTCTTCCTAGTATGGCAAAGGGATATCCAATCCGTCTGCATTCTCGATTACAAGAATGA